One Podarcis raffonei isolate rPodRaf1 chromosome 3, rPodRaf1.pri, whole genome shotgun sequence genomic region harbors:
- the LOC128409981 gene encoding prokineticin receptor 2, whose amino-acid sequence MRHEWHPTNDTLASTNFAAIYSHFSRDFSFSPNYTFPFNFSYNDYDLPLDDGDDVTKTRTFFAAKIVIGVALVGIMLVCGIGNFVFIAALARYKKLRNLTNLLIANLAISDFIVAIVCCPFEMDYYVVRQLSWEHGHVLCASVNYLRTVSLYVSTNALLAIAVDRYLAIVHPLKPRMNYQTATFLIAVVWIVSLIIAIPSAYFATETVLFMIKNQKKIFCGQIWPVDQQMYYKSYFLFIFGIEFVGPVLTMTLCYARISRELWFKTVPGFQTEQIRKRLRCRRKTVLVLMCILTAYVLCWAPFYGFTIVRDFFPTVFVKEKHYLTAFYIVECIAMSNSMINTMCFVTVKNNTMKYFKKIMLLRWRSTYHGAKSSVDTDIRTSAMPVTEVDCIRLK is encoded by the exons ATGAGGCATGAATGGCACCCTACCAACGACACGCTTGCGAGCACCAACTTTGCTGCGATATACAGCCACTTCAGCAGAGACTTTTCCTTCTCCCCAAACTACACTTTCCCCTTCAACTTCAGCTACAACGACTATGATCTACCCCTGGACGATGGCGATGACGTGACCAAGACCCGCACTTTCTTTGCCGCCAAGATCGTCATCGGTGTGGCGCTGGTTGGTATCATGCTGGTCTGTGGCATTGGCAACTTTGTCTTCATCGCCGCTCTGGCCCGATATAAGAAGCTGCGCAATCTCACCAACCTTCTCATTGCAAACCTGGCTATCTCTGACTTCATTGTGGCCATCGTCTGCTGCCCTTTTGAGATGGACTACTATGTGGTCCGGCAGCTGTCATGGGAGCATGGCCATGTGCTCTGTGCCTCAGTCAACTACTTGCGCACTGTCTCACTCTACGTCTCCACCAATGCGCTCTTGGCGATTGCTGTGGACAG GTACCTCGCCATCGTTCACCCACTGAAACCCAGGATGAACTACCAAACAGCAACCTTTCTGATTGCCGTTGTCTGGATCGTCTCTCTAATCATTGCCATCCCATCCGCGTATTTTGCGACGGAAACCGTATTATTCATGATCAAAAACCAAAAGAAAATTTTCTGTGGCCAGATTTGGCCTGTCGACCAGCAGATGTATTACAAATCCTATTTCCTCTTCATCTTTGGCATCGAGTTTGTCGGACCCGTTCTCACCATGACCCTCTGCTATGCCAGGATCTCGCGGGAACTTTGGTTCAAAACGGTCCCGGGCTTTCAGACGGAACAGATCCGGAAGAGGCTCCGTTGCCGGAGGAAAACGGTACTGGTTCTGATGTGTATCCTGACGGCCTATGTCCTCTGCTGGGCACCTTTCTACGGATTCACAATCGTCCGTGATTTTTTCCCCACCGTGTTTGTGAAAGAGAAGCATTACCTTACCGCCTTTTATATAGTAGAATGCATAGCCATGAGCAACAGCATGATAAACACCATGTGCTTCGTAACCGTAAAGAACAACACCATGAAGTACTTCAAGAAGATCATGTTGCTCAGATGGAGGTCCACCTACCATGGAGCCAAGTCTAGCGTAGATACCGACATCAGAACTAGCGCCATGCCTGTGACAGAGGTGGATTGCATTAGGCTAAAGTGA